The following proteins are encoded in a genomic region of Lachnospiraceae bacterium KM106-2:
- a CDS encoding non-heme chloroperoxidase, producing the protein MGYYIQVESEVKLFVEDLNPQSNDVIVFLHGWPGSHKLFEYQFNCLPKMGYRCIGIDQRGFGQSDKPVTGYDYDRLADDVSAVLCALDLDHVTLLGHSTGGAIAVRYMARYHQERVSRLVLCAAAAPSLIRRSYFPYGQTKETVEKIIQDTYEDRPNMLRGFGNLFFYQHITEAFSDWFFQLGLQAAGWATAEIAKTWLLEEELFEDLKRIHAPTLILHGIHDQVCYFPLAKAQQHAITNSILIPFRDSGHGLFYEEKDKFNQELMTFICGNNEAI; encoded by the coding sequence ATGGGATATTATATTCAAGTGGAATCTGAGGTGAAACTGTTCGTTGAGGATCTGAATCCGCAAAGCAATGATGTAATTGTATTTTTACACGGATGGCCTGGGAGTCATAAACTATTTGAATATCAATTTAATTGTTTACCTAAGATGGGCTATCGTTGTATTGGAATTGACCAACGAGGTTTTGGTCAATCGGATAAACCAGTAACGGGTTATGATTATGACCGGCTGGCGGATGATGTCTCAGCCGTACTTTGTGCATTAGATTTAGATCATGTTACTTTACTGGGACATTCAACAGGTGGCGCCATTGCAGTTCGCTATATGGCAAGATATCACCAAGAGAGAGTTTCGAGACTGGTATTATGTGCGGCAGCGGCGCCTAGTCTCATTCGGCGCTCTTATTTCCCTTATGGTCAGACAAAGGAAACGGTGGAGAAGATCATTCAGGATACTTATGAGGATCGCCCTAATATGTTACGTGGCTTTGGGAATCTATTTTTCTATCAACATATTACAGAAGCATTTTCTGATTGGTTCTTTCAATTAGGATTACAGGCAGCTGGTTGGGCAACAGCTGAAATCGCAAAGACCTGGCTATTAGAGGAAGAACTATTTGAGGATTTAAAAAGAATTCATGCTCCAACGTTGATTCTTCATGGCATTCATGATCAAGTATGCTATTTCCCATTAGCAAAAGCACAACAGCATGCGATCACCAATTCCATATTGATTCCATTTCGTGATAGCGGTCATGGATTGTTTTATGAGGAAAAGGATAAATTTAATCAAGAATTAATGACTTTTATTTGTGGAAATAATGAGGCAATATAA
- a CDS encoding conserved protein — protein MAIKKNSLCIGVDGCKGGWIVASLQNGTLTINKRSSVSEIIQGNPDFDEFFIDMVIGLPGDQQQIRPDQAARRLIKERSSTIFPVPCRQAVYAKTTAEAYDENVRVLGKKFTPLTLGIMPKMRELDTFLQENPAYRNVLKESHPEVCFSRLNGKTVVTKKSELEGIKERISILKRYINMPTLSKIQALAKEYRCHVDDIIDAICLAVAAYQVHEGHGEVIPKEPMEDDTGLLMRMVIPK, from the coding sequence ATGGCAATCAAGAAAAATTCCCTCTGTATTGGAGTAGATGGGTGTAAAGGCGGTTGGATCGTTGCGTCTTTACAGAATGGTACTCTTACCATTAATAAACGATCATCCGTGAGCGAGATCATTCAAGGTAATCCGGATTTTGATGAATTTTTCATCGATATGGTGATCGGACTGCCGGGGGATCAACAACAGATCCGTCCAGACCAGGCAGCTAGAAGATTGATTAAAGAGCGTTCTTCGACAATCTTTCCTGTGCCTTGCAGACAAGCGGTTTATGCGAAGACAACAGCAGAAGCTTATGATGAAAATGTTAGAGTGTTAGGAAAGAAATTTACGCCTCTTACCTTAGGAATTATGCCAAAAATGCGAGAACTAGATACTTTCTTGCAAGAGAATCCAGCCTATAGGAATGTGTTAAAGGAGAGTCATCCGGAAGTATGTTTTTCAAGATTAAATGGGAAGACGGTAGTAACGAAAAAATCAGAGTTAGAGGGAATAAAAGAGCGGATCAGTATACTAAAAAGATATATTAACATGCCAACGCTTAGTAAGATTCAGGCTCTTGCAAAAGAGTATCGATGTCATGTAGACGATATCATAGATGCAATCTGTCTTGCTGTTGCTGCGTATCAAGTTCATGAGGGACATGGTGAAGTCATACCAAAGGAACCGATGGAGGATGATACGGGGTTACTTATGAGAATGGTGATCCCGAAATGA